In the genome of Mugil cephalus isolate CIBA_MC_2020 chromosome 21, CIBA_Mcephalus_1.1, whole genome shotgun sequence, one region contains:
- the cdc42bpb gene encoding serine/threonine-protein kinase MRCK beta, with protein MSAQVRLKELEELLRDPKEAGNLDLEALLDLLLCVYTECSTGPLRREKHVTEFLLWVKPFTTRVKDMRLHRDDFEMLKVIGRGAFGEVAVVKMKHTERVYAMKILNKWEMLKRAETACFREERDVLVRGDSQWITTLHYAFQDDNYLYLVMDYYVGGDLLTLLSKFEDRLPEDMAKFYVAEMVLAIHSIHQQHYIHRDIKPDNVLLDVNGHIRLADFGSCLRMMEDGTVQSSVAVGTPDYISPEILQAMEDGMGRYGPECDWWSLGVCVYEMLFGETPFYAESLVETYGKIMNHQDRFQFPSHVTDVSEDARDLVQRLLSPRDMRLGVHGLSDFQNHPFFRGIDWDNIRSTEAPYVPDVSSPTDTSNFDVDDDVLKNPDISPPVSHSGFMGQHLPFVGFTYTSDHSGGAGAGGQREEDRRTRGGRGQEVEAFERRIRRLEQEKQELNRKLQESTQAPCGGGTLSRDQELKKLNEEIERLKKKLADSDRLEHQLEEAVTLRQDYESSASKLKNLEKQVKTLRQEKDDVHKQMSDSLDRLRTQTKELKEAHSQRRTALQEFSDLSEKMSELRSSKQRLSRQLRDKEDEVDTLLHKMDAMRQDIRKTDKNRRELEAQLEEARAEALKERKLREHSEGQSKQLEAELHSLKSLQGRGPAAGGAEFQQELSRLKAELDKKVLAYEEELLRRDSAHSSEIKHLRKDLQDSEGGQLATNKELLLVRDQLDKAKRDRQAELDEVVSVLKDKHEREKNLLVEENQKLRTETDKLCSFVDNLTSQNRQLEDELQDMSSKKDSVSHWEAQIAEIIQWVSDEKDARGYLQALASRMTEELETLRTSNLGSRPLDPLWKVRRSQKLDMSVRLELQSALDAEIRAKQLVQDELRTLKAVHTSLESKLKESEERTREMGDQIETLRKEVEDSRCRSDKGLKLQDFQDSIFEYFNTSPLAPDLTFRTTDADSTPLKSETTPPSPSSVSQPEEVKPGSVPASPALPYQSSALTTPLKPKAHQLSIKTFSSPPQCSHCTSLMVGLIRQGYACEVCSFICHVSCKDHAPLVCPIPAEQAKRPQGVDVQRGIGTAYKGYVRVPKPSGVKKGWQRAFAVASDCKLLLYDVPEGKSTQPGVAASLVLDLRDEDFSVSSVLASDVIHATRKDVPCIFRVTSSQLMSQLSSVSLLVLAETEAEKKKWVRILEGLQNILTQNRLKTQPVHVLHEAYDSSLPIIKTTLSAALLDRERIVLGTEDGLFVVDVTRDVIVRAADSKKVHQIELVPDQIVVVLCGRNRQVHLHPWGVLDGAESSFDVKLAETKGCQALTTGLLRPGGPPCILASVKRQVYCYEILRAKPYQKKLWEVQAPGVVQWLGMVRDRLCVGYPSGFALLALQGDSSPISLVNPADPSLAFLAHQPLDALYALEAGPSEVLLCFSQLGIYVDGQGRRSRTQELMWPATPLALQSSNSSHLSVYSEYGVDVFDILTTDWVQTISLRKIRPLNVEGTLNLVNSEHPRLLYFSNTSSEGHLSVPEKSDHSRKLMVRTRSKRKFLFKVPEEERLQQRREMLRDPELRSKMISNPTNFNHVAHMGPGDGMQVLMDLPLGGDVTSFTSSPSPSPSSSSSRIPLISPPSNFEHVYHMTLASAGAFLQKDAASSSSSSSQQSLLQPSSSSSSSPSISSLGRSVVANQDDSIKDKPRPLSSVSRQQRSRSHITRTASDFGGGAASGTICEPEQDLDREPDSDSTKHSTPSNSSNPSSPPSPNSPHRSQLTLDGLDAEP; from the exons ATGTCGGCCCAGGTCCGCCtcaaggagctggaggagctgctccgGGACCCGAAGGAGGCGgggaacctggacctggaggcgCTGCTGGACCTCCTGCTCTGCGTCTACACCGAGTGCTCCACGGGGCCCCTGAGGAGGGAGAAGCACGTCACCGAGTTCCTGCTCTGGG TTAAACCGTTCACTACCAGGGTGAAGGACATGCGACTGCACAGAGACGACTTTGAGATGTTGAAGGTGATTGGACGAGGAGCTTTTGGAGAG GTTGCCGTGGTGAAGATGAAACACACTGAGAGAGTTTACGCCATGAAGATCCTCAATAAGTGGGAGATGCTGAAGAGAGCTGAG ACGGCGTGTTTCCGTGAGGAGCGTGACGTCCTGGTGAGAGGAGACAGCCAGTGGATCACAACGCTACATTACGCCTTCCAGGACGACAACTACCTG TACCTGGTGATGGACTACTACGTGGGGGGAGACCTCCTGACTCTGCTCAGTAAGTTTGAGGACCGTCTTCCTGAGGACATGGCCAAGTTCTACGTGGCTGAGATGGTCCTGGCCATCCACTCCATCCACCAGCAGCACTACATCCACAG GGACATCAAACCCGACAACGTCCTGCTGGACGTCAACGGACACATCCGCCTGGCCGACTTCGGCTCCTGTCTCCGCATGATGGAGGACGGCACg gtGCAGTCCTCGGTTGCCGTGGGAACCCCAGACTACATCTCCCCAGAGATCCTGCAGGCCATGGAGGACGGGATGGGCCGGTACGGGCCCGAGTGTGACTGGTGGTCTCTGGGAGTCTGCGTCTACGAGATGTTGTTTGGAGAAACACCGTTCTACGCCGAGTCCCTGGTGGAGACGTACGGCAAGATCATGAACCACCAG gACCGGTTCCAGTTCCCGTCCCATGTGACTGATGTCTCTGAGGATGCCAGAGACCTTGTCCAGCGTCTCCTGTCCCCCAGGGACATGCGTCTCGGTGTCCACGGTCTCTCTGACTTCCAGAACCACCCGTTCTTCAGAGGCATCGACTGGGACAACATCCGGTCCACTGAGGCCCCCTATGTCCCCGACGTGTCCTCCCCCACTGACACGTCCAACTTCGACGTGGATGATGACGTCCTCAAGAACCCG GACATCAGTCCTCCAGTGTCTCACTCCGGCTTCATGGGTCAGCACCTCCCCTTCGTGGGCTTCACCTACACCTCAGACCACAGTGGGGGAGCAGGAGCAGgggggcagagggaggaggacaggaggacacgaggaggacggggacaggaggtggaggcgTTTGAGAGGAGGATCCGCCGActggagcaggagaaacaggagCTGAACAGGAAACTACAAG AGTCCACCCAGGCTCCGTGCGGAGGAGGGACTCTGAGCCGAGAtcaagaactgaagaagctgaacGAGGAGATCGAACGGCTGAAGAAGAAGCTAGCAG ACTCTGATAGGCTGGAGCACCAGCTGGAGGAGGCGGTCACTCTGAGACAGGACTACGAGAGCTCCGCCTCCAAACTGAAGAACCTGGAGAAGCAGGTGAAGACGCTGAGACAGGAGAAGGATGACGTCCACAAG CAGATGTCCGACTCCCTGGACCGTCTGAGGACTCAGAccaaggagctgaaggaggcGCACTCCCAGAGGAGGACGGCCCTGCAGGAGTTCTCTGATCTGTCGGAGAAAATGTCCGAGCTGCGCTCGTCCAAACAGCGTCTGTCCCGTCAGCTCCGGGACAAGGAGGACGAGGTGGACACCCTGCTGCACAAGATGGACGCCATGAGACAGGACATCCGCAAGACGGACAAAAACCGCAGGGAG CTGGAGGCCCAGCTGGAGGAGGCGCGGGCCGAGGCGTTGAAGGAGAGGAAGCTGAGGGAGCACAGCGAGGGTCAGTCCAAGCAGCTGGAGGCGGAGCTTCACAGcctaaag tctCTGCAGGGTCGCGGACCGGCCGCTGGGGGGGCGGAGTTTCAGCAGGAGCTGTCCCGTCTGAAGGCGGAGCTTGACAAAAAGGTCCTGGCCTATGAGGAGGAGCTCCTGAGGAGAGACTCCGCCCACTCCTCCGAGATCAAACACCTCCGCAAAGACCTGCAGGACTCTGAGGGGGGGCAGCTCGCCACCAACAAAGAACTGCTCCTGGTCCGGGACCAGCTGGACAAGGCCAAGAGGGACAG ACAGGCCGAGTTGGACGAGGTGGTTTCTGTCCTGAAGGACAAACACGAGCGAGAGAAAAACCTCCTGGTGGAGGAGAACCagaaactgaggacagagacagacaag CTCTGTTCCTTTGTGGACAACCTGACGTCTCAGAACCGGCAGCTGGAGGACGAGctccaggacatgtcctctaagAAGGACAGCGTGTCCCACTGGGAGGCTCAGATCGCTGAGATCATCCAGTG GGTGAGCGATGAGAAGGACGCCCGAGGCTACCTCCAGGCCCTGGCGTCCCGGATGACCGAGGAGCTGGAAACACTGAGGACATCCAACCTCGGGTCCAGACCTCTG GACCCCCTGTGGAAGGTGCGGCGGAGCCAGAAGTTGGACATGTCCGTCCGCCTGGAGCTGCAGTCGGCTCTGGACGCTGAGATCAGAGCGAAGCAGCTGGTCCAGGACGAACTGAGGACACTCAAAGCTGTCCACACCAGCCtggagag taAGCTGAAGGAGTCTGAGGAGAGGACCAGGGAGATGggagaccagatagagaccctcaggaaggaggtggaggacagtCGCTGTCGCTCTGACAAAG gtctaAAGCTCCAGGACTTCCAGGACTCCATCTTTGAGTACTTCAACACATCCCCTCTGGCTCCAGACCTGACCTTCAGA ACCACAGATGCAGACTCCACCCCCCTGAAGTCAGAGACCACGCCCCCCTCGCCCTCCTCTGTGTCCCAACCCGAG GAAGTGAAACCTGGGTCGGTCCCAGCTAGCCCCGCCCTCCCCTACCAGAGCTCAGCGTTGACCACGCCCCTCAAG CCCAAAGCTCATCAGCTGAGCATCAAGACGTTCTCCAGCCCCCCTCAGTGCTCCCACTGCACCTCTCTGATGGTGGGACTCATCCGCCAGGGATACGCCTGCGAAG TCTGCTCGTTCATCTGCCATGTGTCCTGTAAAGACCACGCCCCCCTGGTCTGTCCAATCCCAGCAGAGCAGGCCAAGAGGCCACAGGGTGTGGATGTCCAGAGAGGCATCGGCACCGCATACAAGGGCTACGTCAGG GTCCCTAAGCCCAGCGGGGTGAAGAAGGGGTGGCAGAGAGCCTTCGCCGTGGCGTCCGACTGTAAGCTCCTCCTCTACGACGTCCCGGAGGGGAAGTCCACCCAGCCCGGCGTGGCCGCCAGTCTGGTCCTGGACCTCAG GGACGAGGACTTCTCTGTCAGCTCTGTCCTGGCTTCAGATGTGATCCACGCCACCAGGAAGGACGTCCCCTGCATCTTCAGG GTGACGTCGTCCCAGCTGATGTCTCAactgtcctctgtgtctctgctggttCTGGCTGAGACCGAGgctgagaagaagaagtgggtcAGGATCCTGGAAGGTCTTCAGAACATCTTGACCCAAAACCGTCTGAAGACCCAACCGGTCCATGTCCTCCACGAGGCCTACGACTCCTCCCTGCCCATCATCAAGACCACGCTGTCTGCCGCACTGCTGG ATCGAGAGAGAATCGTCCTGGGGACAGAAGATGGACTCTTTGTCGTGGATGTCACTAGAGACG TGATTGTCCGAGCTGCTGACAGTAAGAAGGTCCACCAGATTGAGCTGGTCCCTGATCAGATCGTGGTTGTCCTCTGTGGACGGAACCGTCAAGTCCACCTCCACCCTTGGGGGGTCCTGGACGGAGCCGAGTCCTCCTTCGACGTGAAGCTGGCTGAGACCAAAGGCTGCCAGGCCCTGACCACGGGACTACTCCGGCCCGGGGGCCCCCCCTGCATCCTGGCCTCCGTCAAACGCCAG gtctacTGCTACGAGATCCTCCGGGCCAAACCGTACCAGAAGAAGCTGTGGGAGGTCCAGGCTCCGGGGGTGGTGCAGTGGTTGGGGATGGTCCGGGACCGGCTTTGTGTGGGTTACCCGTCTGGCTTCGCTCTGCTGGCCCTGCAGGGGGACTCGTCCCCCATCAGCCTGGTGAACCCGGCAGACCCGTCCCTGGCCTTCCTGGCCCACCAGCCCCTGGACGCCCTGTACGCCCTGGAGGCCGGACCCAGCGAGGTCCTCCTCTGCTTCAGCCAGCTCGGCATCTACGTGGACGGACAGGGACGCCGGTCCCGGACTCAGGAACTGATGTGGCCCGCCACTCCTCTGGCTCTGCAGA GCTCTAACTCATCGCATCTCAGCGTCTACAGTGAATACGGAGTGGACGTCTTCGATATTCTCACCACTGACTGGGTCCAGACCATCTCCCTGCGGAAG atCAGACCTCTGAATGTTGAAGGGACGTTAAACCTGGTCAACTCAGAACATCCTCGCCTCCTGTACTTCAGTAACACGTCCTCAG AGGGACATCTGTCCGTCCCAGAGAAGTCTGACCACAGCAGGAAGTTGATGGTTCGAACTCGGAGTAAAAGGAAGTTCCTGTTCAAGGTTCCTGAGGAGGAGCGTCTACAGCAGAGGAG gGAGATGCTGAGGGACCCAGAGCTCCGGTCCAAGATGATTTCTAATCCAACAAACTTCAACCACGTGGCTCATATGGGACCAGGAGACGGCATGCAGGTCCTCATGGACCTCCCTCTg GGTGGTGATGTCACCTCCTTTACCtcctccccgtctccctccccctcgtcctcctcttcccgAATCCCCctcatctctcctccctccaacTTTGAGCACGTCTATCACATGACCTTGGCATCGGCCGGCGCCTTCCTTCAGAAAGatgccgcctcctcctcctcctcttcctcccagcAGAGTCTCCTGCagccttcctcttcctcctcctcctctccctccatctcctctctggGAAGG AGTGTGGTAGCCAATCAGGATGACTCCATCAAggataagccccgccccctgtcCAGCGTCTCCCGGCAACAGAGGAGCAGAAGCCACATCACCCGCACAGCTTCAG ATTTTGGAGGCGGTGCCGCGTCTGGCACCATCTGTGAACCAGAGCAGGACCTGGACCGAGAG CCGGACTCGGACTCCACCAAACACTCAACCCCCTCCAACAGCTCCAACCCCagcagcccccccagccccaacTCCCCCCACCGCAGTCAGCTGACCCTGGATGGCCTGGATGCTGAGCCCTGA